Proteins found in one Lagopus muta isolate bLagMut1 chromosome 18, bLagMut1 primary, whole genome shotgun sequence genomic segment:
- the KIF2B gene encoding kinesin-like protein KIF2B — MASKFGLIQLGSCVEIKHSSGRTCQAVVTKLHENTSSVTVEWLERGTSQAKQVDLQVIFDLNPHLAPRSRFTSSAETSLSARGYQSPVSERLPQPTKMEVCWDSRSPVVPQPQSKMRWMTPCMWQMDRLPKQQEYHQLDVQEKPAQKDSTSLHARSDIVAMIQECRNHLHGKAQWASMPCQPRRISVCIRKRPLNQREAELNDTDVVTVSCQGMVIVHEAKQKLDLTQYLNNQVFRFDHAFDEHATNELVYRHTAQPLVDIIFQGGMATCFAYGQTGSGKTHTMRGTISSKGIYVQVAEDVFHRLQYPNYQKLELWVYGAFFEIYRGKVFDLLNKKKRLRVLEDGKKETQVVGLCEEEVTSVEDVLRLIETGSICRMAGQTSANTQSSRSHAIFQLILKKRGQLYAKFSLIDLAGNERGADVTTADKQTRLEGADINKSLLALKECIRALGHNKTHTPFRASKLTQVLRDSLIGENSYTCMIATVSPGIRSCEHTLNTLRYANRVKELIVDLNSLKQPFQIVSSLPQQQQLGVQANKEALSKAFKRKERNEKTLMEKHQKSLRCLKELLEVAAGTVRNVDIYAAQFQSFLDQEIGILTEIREKVRLFPSAACKEQQDSSQSCTKSCHAL; from the coding sequence ATGGCCAGTAAGTTTGGGCTCATCcagctgggcagctgtgtgGAAATCAAGCACAGCAGTGGGCGCACATGTCAGGCAGTAGTGACAAAGCTCCATGAAAACACCTCCAGCGTCACTGTGGAATGGCTTGAGAGAGGGACCAGCCAGGCCAAACAGGTGGATCTCCAGGTCATCTTTGATCTCAACCCTCATCTAGCCCCAAGGAGCAGATTCACAAGCAGCGCTGAGACCTCGCTGTCAGCCAGAGGTTACCAGAGCCCAGTGAGTGAAAGGCTGCCACAGCCCACCAAAATGGAAGTGTGTTGGGACAGCAGGAGCCCTGTGGTTCCCCAGCCTCAGTCCAAAATGAGGTGGATGACACCGTGCATGTGGCAGATGGACAGGCTGCCGAAACAGCAGGAATACCATCAGCTGGATGTGCAGGAGAAGCCAGCTCAAAAGGACAGCACATCACTCCATGCCAGGAGTGACATAGTGGCCATGATCCAGGAGTGCCGCAACCACCTGCATGGCAAGGCACAGTGGGCCTCCATGCCATGTCAGCCTCGCCGCATCAGTGTGTGCATTCGCAAGCGGCCGCTGAACCAGCGGGAGGCTGAGCTCAATGACACCGATGTGGTGACAGTGTCCTGCCAGGGCATGGTGATTGTGCATGAAGCCAAGCAGAAGTTGGATCTCACACAGTATCTGAACAACCAGGTCTTCCGCTTCGACCATGCCTTTGATGAGCATGCTACCAACGAGCTGGTGTACAGGCACACCGCCCAGCCCCTCGTGGATATCATCTTCCAGGGAGGCATGGCAACCTGCTTTGCCTATGGCCAGACTGGCAGCGGCAAGACACACACCATGCGGGGAACCATCTCTAGCAAAGGAATCTACGTCCAGGTCGCTGAGGATGTCTTCCACAGGCTGCAGTACCCTAATTACCAGAAACTGGAGCTTTGGGTCTATGGAGCCTTCTTTGAGATTTATAGGGGCAAAGTGTTTGACCTGCTGAACAAGAAGAAGCGGCTGAGGGTGCTAGAGGATGGTAAAAAGGAGACCCAGGTGGTAGGCCTGTGTGAGGAAGAGGTCACCAGTGTGGAAGATGTCCTCAGGCTCATTGAAACAGGCAGCATCTGTCGCATGGCAGGCCAAACTTCGGCCAACACTCAGTCCTCCCGGAGCCATGCCATCTTCCAGCTCATACTCAAGAAGAGAGGACAGTTGTATGCCAAATTTTCCCTAATTGATCTGGCTGGGAATGAAAGAGGAGCTGATGTCACAACTGCAGACAAGCAAACGAGGCTGGAGGGGGCTGACATTAATAAAAGTCTCTTGGCACTCAAGGAATGTATCAGGGCATTGGGGCACAACAAAACCCACACCCCATTCAGGGCTAGCAAGCTCACCCAAGTCCTGAGGGACTCTCTTATAGGGGAAAACTCATATACCTGCATGATTGCCACTGTCTCTCCAGGAATAAGATCCTGTGAGCACACCCTTAACACCCTGCGGTATGCCAACCGTGTGAAGGAGCTGATTGTGGATTTAAATTCTCTTAAACAGCCTTTTCAGATCGTGTCCAGCTTaccacagcaacagcagcttgGGGTGCAGGCAAACAAGGAAGCCTTGTCCAAGGCGtttaagagaaaagagagaaatgagaaaacactTATGGAGAAGCATCAGAAATCTCTGCGATGTTTGAAAGAACTCTTAGAGGTGGCTGCAGGAACAGTCAGGAATGTAGATATATATGCTGCACAGTTTCAATCATTTCTGGATCAAGAAATTGGCATCCTGACTGAGATTCGAGAAAAAGTCAGATTATTCCCGTCAGCAGCTTGCAAGGAGCAACAGgacagcagccagagctgcactAAGAGCTGCCATGCACTGTGA